A window of the Cystobacter fuscus genome harbors these coding sequences:
- a CDS encoding YfbM family protein — MSIQGNLRRVGADQLRALLASPEQVNDIVHPPEDEDLDEDGSSNADHLPLEKNWHGLHFLLTATAWEGSPPLNFIAAGGQRVGDEDVGYGPPRAFTPQQVKEISRALEGLDGEGLRRRFNARKMDELEIYPQGWSDNDDEESLASLLEDFDTLRSFLREGAEQGQALLVYLN, encoded by the coding sequence ATGAGCATTCAAGGAAACCTCCGGCGGGTGGGCGCCGACCAGCTCCGCGCCCTGCTCGCCTCCCCCGAGCAGGTGAACGACATCGTCCATCCCCCCGAAGACGAGGACCTGGACGAGGACGGTTCCTCCAACGCCGATCACCTGCCCCTGGAGAAGAACTGGCACGGGCTGCACTTCCTGCTGACGGCAACGGCCTGGGAAGGCTCGCCGCCGCTGAACTTCATCGCCGCGGGCGGCCAGCGCGTGGGCGACGAGGACGTCGGCTATGGCCCTCCGCGTGCCTTCACCCCCCAGCAGGTGAAGGAGATCTCCCGGGCGCTCGAGGGCCTCGACGGGGAAGGGCTGCGCCGGCGCTTCAACGCCAGGAAGATGGACGAGCTGGAGATCTACCCGCAGGGCTGGTCGGACAACGACGACGAGGAGTCGCTGGCGTCCCTGCTCGAGGACTTCGACACGCTCCGGAGCTTCCTGCGCGAGGGCGCCGAGCAGGGACAGGCCCTGCTCGTGTACCTGAACTGA
- a CDS encoding HAD-IG family 5'-nucleotidase, which yields MIGHLKAPPPERGLFCNRTLNLRAIKAIGYDMDYTLIHYKVEVWEKRAYEYMRDRLAAQGWPVAHLTFDPVLAMRGLIIDTEKGNLLKANRFGFVKKALHGTRPMSFESQRDEYMRTVIDLSERRWVFLNTLFSLSEACLYAQVVDLLDDGKLEGPMGYNDLYEHVRRSLDATHMEGALKAEIIADPARYVQADPDTPLALLDQKHSGKKLLLITNSEWAYTLPMMHAAFDPYLPKGMTWRELFDVVIVSARKPEFFTTRSSLFEVVTIAGQEGLLRPHSGSLKPGVPYFGGSASEVERSLGMSGDEILYVGDHMFGDVHVSKSALRWRTALILRELEDEIRAISSFRATEARLAERMQQKERLEAEACQVRLELQRRRLGYTARDESLPGDEQLHARSLELRAQQEALDAELGPMARAASELSNPVWGLLTRAGNDKSHLARQVERYADIYTSRVSNFLFATPFVYLRSPRGSLPHDPTTPGGTPVFPHPTTGGDTGGDSGGA from the coding sequence ATGATTGGCCACTTGAAAGCCCCCCCACCCGAGCGCGGCCTCTTCTGCAACCGCACCCTCAACCTGAGGGCCATCAAGGCCATCGGGTACGACATGGACTACACGCTCATCCACTACAAGGTGGAGGTCTGGGAGAAGCGTGCGTACGAGTACATGAGGGATCGGCTCGCGGCCCAGGGCTGGCCCGTGGCGCACCTCACGTTCGATCCGGTGCTCGCCATGCGCGGGCTCATCATCGACACCGAGAAGGGCAATCTGCTCAAGGCCAACCGCTTCGGCTTCGTGAAGAAGGCGCTGCACGGCACCCGGCCCATGAGCTTCGAGTCCCAGCGCGACGAGTACATGCGCACCGTCATCGACCTGTCCGAGCGGCGCTGGGTCTTCCTCAACACGCTCTTCTCGCTGTCCGAGGCGTGTCTCTACGCCCAGGTGGTGGACCTGCTGGACGACGGCAAGCTCGAGGGGCCCATGGGCTACAACGACCTCTACGAGCACGTGCGCCGCAGCCTCGACGCCACCCACATGGAGGGCGCGCTCAAGGCGGAGATCATCGCGGACCCCGCGCGCTACGTTCAGGCCGATCCGGACACGCCGCTGGCCTTGTTGGATCAGAAGCACTCGGGCAAGAAGCTCCTGCTCATCACCAACAGCGAGTGGGCGTACACGCTGCCCATGATGCACGCCGCGTTCGACCCCTACCTGCCCAAGGGCATGACGTGGCGCGAGCTGTTCGACGTGGTCATCGTCAGCGCGCGCAAGCCCGAGTTCTTCACCACGCGCTCCTCGCTCTTCGAGGTGGTGACGATCGCGGGACAGGAGGGCCTGTTGCGTCCGCACTCGGGGTCGCTCAAGCCCGGGGTGCCCTACTTCGGCGGCAGCGCGAGCGAGGTGGAGCGCTCGCTGGGCATGAGCGGGGATGAGATCCTCTACGTGGGCGACCACATGTTCGGCGACGTGCACGTGAGCAAGAGCGCGCTGCGCTGGCGCACCGCCCTCATCCTGCGCGAGCTGGAGGACGAGATCCGCGCCATCAGCTCCTTCCGCGCCACCGAGGCGCGGCTCGCCGAGCGCATGCAGCAGAAGGAGCGGCTGGAGGCCGAGGCGTGCCAGGTGCGGCTGGAGTTGCAGCGGCGGCGCCTGGGCTACACCGCGCGCGACGAGTCGCTGCCGGGCGACGAGCAGTTGCACGCGCGCTCCCTGGAGCTGCGCGCCCAGCAGGAGGCGCTCGACGCGGAGCTGGGCCCCATGGCGCGCGCCGCGAGCGAGCTGTCCAACCCCGTCTGGGGACTGCTCACCCGAGCGGGCAACGACAAGAGCCACCTGGCGCGACAGGTGGAGCGCTACGCGGACATCTACACGTCCCGGGTGAGCAACTTCCTCTTCGCCACGCCCTTCGTCTACCTGCGCAGCCCCCGGGGCAGCCTCCCGCACGATCCGACCACCCCCGGCGGCACGCCCGTCTTCCCGCACCCCACCACGGGCGGGGACACGGGTGGGGACTCGGGCGGGGCCTGA
- a CDS encoding SRPBCC family protein produces MRNSLGVSLLVWAVATVAVGEEKWETVSTGPVSIRVRLRPDIPGGREVWAEGSMAVGLPHVRAALRNHANFRLWMPYVTESRVLDEAPGTRLTYTQLDFPLISNRDYVLRVVEEEGHTEDGTVTFLQRWTPDNEALPDRDGVVRLRHNSGSWLFTPEGEDRVRYVYRFTVEPGGSIPGFLAGVGQKDAVLDTVRAVEKRARQLASQGTPPP; encoded by the coding sequence ATGCGGAATTCGCTAGGGGTGTCGCTCCTGGTGTGGGCGGTGGCAACGGTGGCGGTGGGCGAGGAGAAGTGGGAGACGGTGTCGACGGGGCCGGTGTCCATCCGCGTGCGTCTGCGGCCGGACATTCCCGGAGGCCGGGAGGTCTGGGCCGAGGGCAGCATGGCGGTGGGGCTGCCCCACGTGCGGGCGGCGTTGCGCAACCACGCGAACTTCCGCCTGTGGATGCCCTATGTGACGGAGTCGCGCGTCCTGGATGAGGCACCGGGCACGCGCCTGACGTACACGCAGCTGGACTTCCCCCTCATCTCCAACCGGGACTACGTCCTGCGGGTGGTGGAGGAAGAGGGTCACACCGAGGACGGGACGGTGACGTTCCTGCAGCGCTGGACGCCGGACAACGAGGCGCTGCCCGATCGCGATGGCGTGGTGCGCTTGCGTCACAACTCGGGCAGCTGGCTCTTCACGCCCGAGGGCGAGGATCGGGTGCGCTACGTCTACCGCTTCACCGTGGAGCCGGGTGGCTCCATCCCCGGCTTCCTCGCCGGAGTGGGACAGAAGGACGCCGTGCTGGACACGGTGCGCGCGGTGGAGAAGCGGGCGCGTCAGCTCGCCTCGCAGGGCACTCCTCCCCCCTGA